Proteins found in one Methanospirillum hungatei JF-1 genomic segment:
- the moaA gene encoding GTP 3',8-cyclase MoaA has translation MDLHDSYGRPISNLRISVNSGCNLRCVYCHREGETKPETPLSLEDIRAILDVAGNIGIRTVKFTGGEPLLREDIVEIIRSVPPGIESSMTTNGTLLGSLAHDLRDAGLARVNISLDSLNPETYKSITGTGLLSDVLEGIEAARDAGLTPIKINMVLLKGINEGEIDDFIHLVSGDRHLILQIIELMDLGGCPLHADLSELEEKIALHSRKVITRRMHHRKKYCYEGAEIEFVRPWHNSDFCNHCTRMRVTSDGKLKPCLLRDDNLVDIRGKRGVELQQLFLAAAKKREPYNK, from the coding sequence ATGGATCTGCATGATTCCTATGGTCGGCCCATCTCTAATCTGCGTATTTCGGTAAACTCAGGATGCAATCTGCGGTGTGTATACTGTCACCGGGAAGGGGAGACGAAACCTGAAACCCCGCTGTCTCTTGAGGATATCAGAGCAATCCTGGACGTTGCGGGAAACATCGGTATCAGGACCGTCAAATTTACCGGAGGGGAGCCTCTGCTTCGTGAGGACATTGTGGAGATTATCCGTTCTGTTCCGCCAGGGATTGAGTCCTCGATGACGACCAATGGAACTCTTCTTGGATCTCTTGCCCATGATCTCAGGGATGCCGGACTTGCCCGGGTGAATATCAGTCTGGACTCCTTAAATCCGGAAACTTATAAGAGTATTACCGGAACCGGCCTGTTATCTGACGTTCTTGAGGGGATTGAAGCCGCACGTGATGCCGGGCTCACGCCGATTAAGATCAACATGGTTCTGCTCAAAGGCATAAATGAGGGTGAGATCGATGATTTCATCCATCTCGTATCCGGTGATCGGCACCTGATCCTGCAGATCATTGAGCTTATGGACCTGGGAGGATGCCCGTTGCATGCCGACCTGTCAGAACTGGAAGAGAAGATTGCTCTTCATTCGCGCAAGGTCATCACCCGGAGGATGCATCATCGGAAAAAATACTGCTATGAAGGTGCTGAGATAGAATTTGTCCGTCCCTGGCACAATTCAGACTTCTGTAATCACTGCACACGCATGCGGGTGACATCTGACGGAAAACTCAAACCCTGTCTGCTCAGGGATGATAATCTGGTTGATATCAGGGGCAAACGCGGGGTAGAACTTCAGCAACTCTTTCTGGCAGCGGCAAAGAAGAGAGAGCCATACAATAAGTAG
- a CDS encoding RlmE family RNA methyltransferase, protein MGSQWGKDKAYLKAKQSGYRSRAAMKLKEIIQKNPVIRPDDNILDLGAAPGSWLQVLREMTNGVIVGVDLNPILPIEGVRTIIGDFSDPVVIAQIRELMPEVNGIVCDASPKLSGQRSFDQARAIELNEMALGVARQLLKQGGNMIMKSFQGEDFSWLYNRVKQEFYSVRTYKAHTTRKGSTEMYIIAKNFIGTHQGLEESVSDGSA, encoded by the coding sequence ATGGGTTCACAATGGGGCAAAGATAAAGCGTATCTGAAAGCAAAACAATCAGGGTATCGTTCGCGTGCGGCGATGAAGCTGAAGGAGATCATTCAGAAAAACCCGGTTATTCGTCCGGATGATAATATCCTTGACCTTGGTGCAGCTCCCGGGAGCTGGCTGCAGGTTTTGCGTGAAATGACAAATGGTGTTATTGTCGGTGTTGATCTCAATCCCATTCTGCCCATCGAAGGGGTCAGAACCATCATCGGTGATTTCTCTGATCCGGTAGTAATTGCACAGATTCGGGAACTTATGCCTGAAGTGAATGGGATTGTGTGTGATGCATCACCAAAGCTCTCCGGCCAGCGGTCATTTGATCAGGCAAGAGCTATCGAGCTGAATGAGATGGCGCTCGGTGTCGCACGGCAGCTCCTCAAGCAGGGCGGGAACATGATTATGAAGTCATTCCAGGGAGAGGATTTTAGCTGGCTGTATAACCGGGTAAAACAGGAATTTTACTCGGTACGGACATATAAGGCGCATACCACCCGCAAAGGAAGTACTGAAATGTATATCATTGCGAAGAATTTCATCGGCACTCATCAGGGGTTAGAGGAGTCAGTTTCAGATGGATCTGCATGA
- a CDS encoding DNA polymerase sliding clamp, with protein MLKATISADIFKDTVDALSALVTECRLHFSETEVWARAVDTANVAMIILTLKKEAFSQFEATTGEIGLDIAKLKNTYSMMGKASDIRLEHQEGANKIEVTFEGYHYSITLLDSNTIKKDPNAPGIQLPGQVTISGSELYNVIKSASIVSDKIWFAIEPEKKEFVLYAEGDSDNIRRAFSAGEVIASNWEPAKSLFSIDYLKDMGKVMSHAEKVTIDLGVDHPVKFSFEIAGGNGQVEYLLAPRIEAD; from the coding sequence ATGCTGAAAGCAACGATCAGTGCAGATATATTCAAGGATACCGTTGATGCCCTCTCTGCTCTGGTAACAGAATGCAGGCTTCATTTTTCTGAGACAGAAGTATGGGCACGGGCGGTTGATACAGCCAATGTGGCGATGATCATCCTTACCTTAAAAAAGGAGGCATTCAGCCAGTTCGAGGCAACAACCGGAGAGATCGGTTTAGATATCGCAAAGCTGAAAAATACCTACTCCATGATGGGAAAGGCAAGTGATATACGCCTGGAACATCAGGAAGGAGCAAATAAGATAGAAGTCACCTTTGAAGGATACCATTATTCAATTACGCTCCTTGACTCAAATACCATCAAAAAGGACCCGAATGCACCAGGTATTCAGCTTCCAGGTCAGGTGACCATATCCGGATCTGAACTCTATAATGTAATAAAATCAGCATCCATCGTATCAGACAAGATCTGGTTTGCCATCGAGCCGGAGAAGAAGGAATTTGTCCTGTATGCCGAGGGTGATTCTGATAATATCAGGAGAGCGTTTTCAGCCGGAGAGGTAATCGCCTCCAACTGGGAGCCAGCAAAATCGCTCTTCTCCATTGATTACCTGAAGGATATGGGAAAAGTGATGAGCCATGCCGAGAAGGTAACCATTGATCTGGGCGTTGATCATCCGGTCAAGTTCTCATTTGAGATTGCGGGTGGAAACGGCCAGGTTGAGTACCTGCTGGCACCCCGGATTGAGGCTGACTAA
- the priL gene encoding DNA primase regulatory subunit PriL translates to MVTLDRKDLAKYPFLKESQSYIGTISNSLDTFLESAGGRLAIREAITTLEHALSFTGREIPPLPDIPKDPEGVTIIIAAYPVSRIMVSCAQDRIFIDRLVRYQAWTVFAFLQDEDPEVKRFIRRSIGLPETGNEISVVDYIPVASRMPQEKWRLINRVVVKGNVQVAPDEYDEIVRERLRYIMARNLPLKVPSSVCELLRPAVERIKAEWQKRALEEFGQVEESAFPPCMQAILGAIAGQGHLTHMARFAISAFLHNIGMENTRIIELYGSVPNFDLRKTLYQVEHITGRGGTSTEYVSPLCSTMKTHGICVHPDNLCKKVTHPLTYYKQKKRDLNRKGKPSGENAPKQAEKRKSEKPEGQSGTDASDSIPSRADSDHKEEQGT, encoded by the coding sequence ATGGTCACCCTTGATCGAAAAGATCTGGCAAAATATCCTTTTTTGAAAGAATCCCAGTCATACATCGGGACCATCAGTAATTCACTTGATACCTTCCTTGAATCTGCAGGCGGGAGGCTTGCAATCAGGGAGGCAATCACAACACTTGAGCATGCGCTTTCCTTCACAGGCAGGGAAATCCCTCCTCTCCCCGACATTCCGAAAGATCCGGAAGGAGTCACCATCATCATCGCGGCATACCCGGTCAGCAGGATCATGGTCTCCTGCGCCCAGGATCGGATTTTCATCGACCGGCTGGTACGATACCAGGCATGGACTGTCTTTGCCTTTCTCCAGGATGAAGACCCGGAGGTGAAACGGTTCATCAGAAGATCCATCGGCCTTCCCGAGACCGGGAATGAGATCTCTGTAGTAGACTATATACCGGTTGCCTCACGGATGCCTCAAGAGAAGTGGAGACTTATCAACCGGGTAGTTGTCAAAGGGAATGTGCAGGTGGCTCCTGACGAGTATGATGAGATTGTAAGAGAGCGCCTCAGATACATTATGGCCAGGAACCTGCCACTCAAAGTCCCGTCATCTGTCTGCGAACTGCTCAGGCCGGCGGTTGAAAGGATTAAAGCGGAATGGCAGAAGAGGGCACTTGAAGAGTTCGGCCAGGTCGAGGAGTCGGCATTTCCCCCCTGTATGCAGGCGATACTGGGGGCCATAGCCGGACAGGGACATCTGACCCATATGGCACGGTTTGCAATCTCCGCATTCCTTCATAATATCGGCATGGAAAATACCAGGATTATCGAACTCTACGGGTCGGTTCCGAACTTTGATCTCCGAAAGACGCTCTACCAGGTTGAGCATATCACCGGACGGGGAGGGACAAGTACCGAGTATGTCTCCCCCCTCTGTTCGACCATGAAGACGCACGGGATTTGTGTGCATCCGGACAATCTGTGCAAGAAAGTCACCCACCCGCTCACCTATTACAAACAGAAGAAACGTGACCTGAACCGGAAAGGAAAGCCATCCGGTGAAAATGCGCCCAAACAGGCGGAAAAAAGGAAGAGCGAAAAACCAGAGGGGCAATCAGGCACTGACGCCTCTGATAGCATACCCTCCCGCGCTGATAGTGATCACAAAGAGGAGCAGGGCACCTAG
- a CDS encoding thiamine-phosphate synthase family protein, whose product MNEALKEKISRELQEAAERISHEVALELLPDEGMELVYARHGARTPDDVGSCLLFREVEGISRPSIRFEHPSLMVSGILTAIRFSPEIRSACSIRHSEKLKRIAEDMLLETWTCTAGSIPPGVSTMDWAVAFCSEQDSGVPDVLFIETDGKTLAQARLFGERPGSVATNLIKISQRIIDATH is encoded by the coding sequence ATGAATGAAGCATTGAAAGAAAAAATCAGCAGAGAACTCCAGGAAGCTGCCGAGCGAATATCTCATGAGGTCGCTTTGGAACTTTTACCAGATGAGGGTATGGAACTTGTCTATGCCCGTCACGGAGCCCGGACACCGGATGATGTCGGATCTTGCCTTCTCTTTCGGGAGGTTGAAGGAATATCCCGTCCTTCTATCAGGTTTGAGCACCCATCACTCATGGTTTCAGGAATCCTGACTGCGATCAGGTTCTCTCCGGAGATCCGATCGGCCTGCAGTATCAGGCATTCAGAAAAACTAAAGAGAATCGCTGAGGATATGCTGCTTGAGACCTGGACCTGTACTGCAGGAAGTATCCCCCCCGGAGTCTCCACCATGGACTGGGCGGTTGCATTCTGTAGCGAGCAGGATTCTGGAGTTCCCGATGTCCTGTTCATTGAAACAGACGGAAAAACCTTGGCACAGGCACGATTGTTTGGTGAGAGACCAGGATCGGTTGCAACAAATCTTATTAAGATATCACAGCGCATTATTGATGCAACTCACTGA
- a CDS encoding 30S ribosomal protein S17e produces the protein MGIKPTYIKKIGIELLEFHEEKFTNDFDENKKAVASATNVPSKRVRNRVAGYITRKINTGKFKK, from the coding sequence ATGGGAATTAAACCGACTTATATCAAAAAAATCGGGATTGAACTCCTGGAGTTCCACGAAGAAAAGTTTACGAACGACTTTGACGAGAATAAGAAAGCCGTTGCAAGCGCAACCAATGTTCCAAGCAAGCGGGTCAGAAACAGAGTTGCCGGATACATCACAAGAAAGATAAATACTGGGAAATTCAAAAAATAA
- the dapA gene encoding 4-hydroxy-tetrahydrodipicolinate synthase: MFEGVFPALITPFQRNHGKNLDLDGLRSNIAHLVAAGVHGVVPCGSTGESATLSFAEHEQVVEVTMDEAGGKVPVLAGTGSNNTSEALRFTRAAKDVGADGVLVISPYYNKPNRSGLIKHYTAIADLDIPVVVYNVPGRTGQNITPDIIAELAKHPNIVGVKEASGDLGQISTIIELTRDEDFAVISGDDNLTLPILSLGGKGVISVAANIYPRPLIEMYEAAQKGDYETAREIHFKYSPLFRAMFYESNPIPVKKAAEILGMAAGPLRLPLDEASEQTTERLKEVLSRYD, encoded by the coding sequence ATGTTTGAGGGTGTTTTCCCCGCTTTGATTACTCCTTTTCAAAGAAATCACGGAAAGAATCTGGACCTTGATGGCCTTCGTTCCAACATAGCGCACCTCGTTGCCGCAGGGGTTCATGGTGTTGTTCCCTGTGGTTCAACCGGTGAATCTGCAACTCTTTCTTTTGCCGAACACGAACAGGTCGTCGAGGTTACTATGGATGAGGCAGGCGGAAAGGTTCCTGTCCTTGCCGGCACTGGATCCAACAACACTTCTGAAGCGCTCCGGTTTACACGGGCTGCAAAAGATGTCGGAGCAGATGGTGTCCTTGTCATCAGCCCGTATTATAATAAGCCAAACAGGTCAGGTCTTATTAAGCATTATACCGCTATTGCAGACCTGGATATTCCTGTGGTTGTCTATAATGTCCCTGGCAGAACCGGGCAGAATATTACTCCGGATATTATAGCAGAGCTGGCAAAACACCCAAACATCGTAGGAGTCAAGGAGGCATCAGGAGACCTTGGTCAGATATCAACCATCATTGAACTGACGAGAGACGAAGATTTCGCCGTTATCTCCGGCGATGACAACCTGACGCTTCCAATCCTCTCCCTGGGCGGGAAAGGAGTCATATCCGTTGCAGCAAATATCTATCCCCGCCCCCTGATTGAGATGTATGAAGCAGCACAGAAGGGAGACTACGAGACTGCACGGGAGATCCATTTCAAATATTCACCCCTCTTCCGGGCGATGTTTTATGAGTCAAATCCGATCCCGGTAAAGAAGGCCGCAGAAATTCTGGGAATGGCTGCAGGACCACTTCGTCTGCCCCTTGACGAGGCATCAGAGCAGACAACAGAAAGACTCAAAGAGGTTTTATCCAGATATGATTAA
- the dapB gene encoding 4-hydroxy-tetrahydrodipicolinate reductase, translated as MIKVVICGAFGRMGTIIGEIISKEQDMQLVGGVDIKEGTFFGVPVVTSDKLADFLSSVQPDVVIDFTVAPAAAQNVPVAARAGCAIILGTTGLTQEQRKGIDAAIREGKVPAVISTNYSIGMNILWTLIRDAARKLSDYDVEVIEAHHRYKKDAPSGTARTILQILQEEIGPREEIYGREGMTERSSEIGVHVIRGGDIVGDHAVMFASNFETVTLSHRAYDRSVFAEGAVRATRWVFGKEPGIYGMKDVLNLS; from the coding sequence ATGATTAAAGTCGTTATTTGTGGAGCATTTGGCCGCATGGGGACCATCATCGGGGAGATCATATCCAAAGAGCAGGATATGCAACTCGTCGGCGGGGTTGATATAAAAGAGGGGACGTTCTTTGGAGTTCCGGTCGTGACATCAGACAAGTTAGCAGACTTTCTCTCGTCAGTACAACCTGATGTGGTCATAGACTTTACGGTCGCACCGGCAGCAGCACAAAATGTTCCGGTTGCAGCCCGAGCCGGATGTGCAATAATTCTTGGAACGACCGGCCTTACTCAGGAACAGCGGAAAGGAATTGACGCCGCGATTAGAGAGGGAAAGGTCCCGGCGGTCATATCAACCAATTACTCAATAGGGATGAACATTCTCTGGACGCTTATCAGGGATGCTGCCAGAAAACTTTCAGATTATGATGTTGAAGTGATCGAGGCCCATCACCGGTATAAGAAAGATGCGCCAAGCGGGACGGCCCGGACCATCCTGCAGATCCTTCAGGAAGAGATCGGCCCACGTGAAGAGATATACGGGCGCGAAGGGATGACTGAACGAAGCTCGGAGATCGGAGTCCATGTTATCCGTGGAGGAGACATTGTCGGTGACCATGCCGTCATGTTTGCAAGCAATTTCGAGACCGTCACTCTCTCTCACCGGGCATATGATCGCTCCGTGTTTGCTGAAGGCGCAGTCAGGGCTACCCGCTGGGTATTTGGAAAAGAACCGGGGATTTACGGCATGAAAGACGTTTTAAACCTTTCATGA
- a CDS encoding indolepyruvate ferredoxin oxidoreductase subunit alpha — MTAIIDKDKCTGCETCVDECPATAITMENEKAVVNNELCVDCGSCVDVCPAEAITME; from the coding sequence ATGACCGCAATTATTGATAAAGATAAATGTACCGGTTGTGAAACCTGTGTTGATGAGTGTCCGGCTACTGCTATTACCATGGAAAATGAAAAAGCCGTAGTAAACAATGAACTGTGTGTCGACTGTGGCTCCTGTGTCGATGTCTGTCCGGCAGAAGCCATCACCATGGAATAA
- the asd gene encoding aspartate-semialdehyde dehydrogenase, whose amino-acid sequence MVSVGVLGATGAVGQRFVQLLADHPYFDLTVLTASERSAGKKYRDAVNWRLDLPLPETVGDITVTDTRADCLKNVDIVFSALPADLATKVEADCAKAGIGVCSNASSHRMMPDVPLVVPEVNADHLRMIELQRDAGTDGFIVTNPNCSTIMLTVSLAPIRNFHFTDLRVATMQAISGAGFEGIPGMSIFDNVIPYIGGEEEKMERETLKIMGTFDGSEVVNAPFSVSASCNRVPVIDGHSMAVWLDIKEPVETVAKAFQNWKCPLKDLPTLPEKSVDFMTQQDRPQPRLDRMKGRGMTVSVGRLRPGIRYIAMGHNTIRGAAGASVLNAELICDRGYL is encoded by the coding sequence ATGGTTAGTGTTGGAGTCCTCGGCGCTACCGGCGCTGTGGGCCAGCGTTTTGTCCAGCTCCTGGCTGATCACCCGTATTTCGACCTTACGGTTCTGACCGCCTCTGAGCGGAGTGCAGGAAAAAAGTATCGCGATGCAGTAAACTGGCGACTTGATCTTCCGCTTCCGGAAACTGTCGGAGATATCACAGTCACTGATACCAGGGCCGACTGCCTGAAAAATGTAGACATTGTATTTTCAGCACTTCCTGCTGATCTTGCAACGAAGGTTGAGGCGGATTGTGCAAAAGCCGGTATTGGTGTGTGCAGCAATGCCAGTTCCCACCGGATGATGCCTGATGTACCCCTTGTCGTACCTGAAGTAAATGCTGATCATCTGCGGATGATTGAATTACAGCGCGACGCGGGAACTGACGGATTCATTGTGACAAATCCGAATTGTTCAACCATCATGCTCACCGTCTCCCTGGCGCCTATCCGGAACTTTCATTTCACTGACCTCAGGGTCGCAACCATGCAGGCGATCTCAGGAGCAGGATTTGAAGGCATACCGGGAATGTCCATCTTTGACAATGTCATCCCCTATATCGGAGGGGAAGAAGAGAAGATGGAACGCGAAACCCTCAAGATCATGGGAACATTTGACGGAAGCGAAGTTGTAAATGCCCCGTTCTCTGTCAGTGCAAGTTGTAACCGGGTCCCGGTCATTGACGGACATTCCATGGCAGTATGGCTTGATATCAAGGAACCGGTGGAGACAGTTGCAAAAGCATTCCAGAACTGGAAGTGCCCGCTGAAGGACCTTCCCACCTTACCAGAGAAGTCAGTTGATTTTATGACCCAGCAGGATCGTCCCCAGCCACGTCTTGACCGTATGAAAGGGAGAGGGATGACCGTCTCTGTCGGAAGACTCAGACCTGGTATCCGGTACATTGCCATGGGACACAATACCATCAGGGGTGCTGCCGGAGCCTCAGTCCTGAATGCAGAACTGATCTGTGACCGCGGGTACCTGTAA
- the albA gene encoding DNA-binding protein Alba — MENDNIVFVGNKPVMNYVLAVVTQFNNGAGEVIIKARGKAISRAVDTTEIALNRFLQDVEKKSILTSTEVVDTESGKTQVSSIEIILISRK; from the coding sequence ATGGAGAACGACAATATCGTATTTGTGGGCAACAAACCGGTCATGAATTATGTTCTGGCTGTTGTCACACAATTTAACAACGGAGCAGGGGAAGTAATCATAAAAGCACGGGGAAAAGCAATTTCACGAGCCGTGGACACCACTGAAATAGCGCTGAATCGGTTTTTGCAGGATGTGGAAAAAAAATCCATCCTCACTTCAACTGAAGTTGTCGACACCGAAAGTGGAAAAACCCAAGTATCATCAATTGAAATAATCCTGATCTCCAGAAAATAA
- a CDS encoding MarC family protein: MAPDLISFSLFALSSILIVVNPLGALLVYNSITEFMDSKDKRKVAAYGCRIAGAVLIFFTLFGSSLLSLFGITISAFTVAGGVLLFGIGMEMVYARTSRAKVTATEKYESIDAEDISSMPLAFPMISGPGTITTVIVLSQDTPIFSEPVELGIILGSVIVTILITYIVLISSEQITKRIGQREYRVVNRLMGIMLMAIAVQFIINGISQAFPMLTGSAT, encoded by the coding sequence ATGGCACCAGATCTCATCAGTTTCTCTCTTTTCGCCCTTTCATCCATCCTCATCGTGGTAAATCCTCTTGGTGCCCTGCTGGTATATAACTCCATTACCGAGTTCATGGATTCCAAAGACAAACGCAAGGTGGCAGCCTACGGGTGTCGTATTGCAGGAGCAGTACTGATATTTTTCACCCTGTTCGGCTCATCCCTCCTGTCACTCTTTGGGATAACCATCAGTGCCTTTACCGTCGCCGGCGGGGTTCTGCTGTTTGGTATTGGTATGGAGATGGTGTATGCACGGACCTCGCGGGCAAAGGTAACGGCAACGGAGAAATATGAAAGCATCGATGCTGAGGACATTTCATCAATGCCTCTTGCATTTCCGATGATATCAGGACCTGGAACCATCACAACAGTTATCGTCCTCTCTCAGGATACCCCGATATTTTCTGAACCGGTGGAACTTGGGATCATCCTGGGCTCAGTGATCGTGACCATTCTCATCACCTATATTGTACTGATATCCTCTGAACAGATAACAAAACGGATCGGCCAGCGTGAATACCGGGTTGTCAACCGTCTGATGGGCATTATGCTCATGGCCATCGCAGTTCAGTTTATCATCAACGGAATCTCGCAGGCATTTCCGATGCTGACCGGTTCAGCAACCTGA
- a CDS encoding HypC/HybG/HupF family hydrogenase formation chaperone: MCIAIPAEILEIRDDNTALVDFGSLRQDIRIDLVDVSVGDFVLVHVGFAIQKVNRDEALETRELFRQCYAAMEEA, encoded by the coding sequence ATGTGTATTGCAATTCCTGCAGAAATTCTTGAGATTCGTGATGACAATACTGCTCTTGTCGATTTTGGAAGCCTGAGACAGGATATCCGCATTGACCTTGTTGACGTTTCGGTTGGAGATTTTGTTCTTGTTCATGTGGGATTTGCCATCCAGAAGGTGAACCGGGACGAGGCTCTTGAAACCAGGGAACTCTTCCGGCAGTGCTATGCAGCAATGGAAGAAGCGTAA
- a CDS encoding YbgA family protein: MYLYGMQKKRTFQKPVIVISRCIEHDPVRYNGDMISSTEVAAMKPYVTFIPVCPEVEIGLGIPRSSIRIVRTKAGDRLIQPTTNEDLTDRMNTFTEGFISSLPSVDGFILKNKSPTSGISNVNIYPSVGKSAAIEKGPGFFGGRILETFTDYPIEDEGRIRNHRIREHFLTRIFMLADLRNVESVGTMAELARFHSENKLLLMAYSQSRLRELGGIVANSDRKRPDAVLKEYRRALLTATRLPPRYTSHINVLHHSFGYISENLNPDEKAFFIDRIEAYRKGRLPLSAVRMILQTWLLTYTSDYLKNQTWFAPYPDGLVILPAEELERGRNMY; the protein is encoded by the coding sequence ATGTATCTTTACGGTATGCAGAAAAAAAGGACCTTTCAAAAGCCCGTGATTGTGATCAGCCGGTGTATCGAGCATGATCCGGTCAGGTATAACGGGGATATGATTTCAAGCACTGAAGTTGCCGCTATGAAACCATATGTCACCTTCATCCCGGTATGTCCAGAGGTTGAGATAGGACTGGGGATTCCCCGGAGCAGTATCAGGATAGTCAGAACAAAGGCAGGAGACCGGCTTATCCAGCCCACCACAAATGAAGACCTGACTGACCGCATGAACACATTTACTGAGGGATTTATAAGCAGTCTCCCATCCGTTGACGGGTTTATCCTGAAAAACAAATCCCCAACATCAGGTATCTCCAATGTGAACATCTACCCGTCAGTTGGAAAATCAGCTGCCATTGAAAAGGGACCAGGATTTTTCGGGGGAAGGATCCTTGAGACGTTCACTGATTATCCGATTGAGGATGAGGGGCGGATACGAAATCACAGAATCCGCGAACATTTCCTGACCAGAATATTCATGCTGGCAGATCTCCGGAACGTCGAGTCAGTCGGGACAATGGCAGAACTTGCAAGGTTTCACTCGGAAAATAAACTCCTTCTCATGGCATACAGCCAGAGCAGGCTCAGGGAACTTGGGGGGATAGTCGCAAACTCTGACCGGAAAAGACCTGATGCGGTCCTGAAAGAGTACCGCCGCGCCCTCCTTACAGCAACCCGGCTCCCTCCCCGGTATACCTCACATATTAATGTATTACATCACTCGTTTGGTTATATCAGTGAAAATCTGAATCCTGATGAGAAGGCATTCTTCATTGACCGGATTGAAGCATACCGGAAGGGAAGACTTCCCTTATCTGCCGTCAGGATGATTCTGCAGACCTGGCTCCTCACATATACATCCGATTATTTGAAAAATCAGACCTGGTTTGCACCATATCCGGACGGGCTTGTGATTCTGCCTGCCGAAGAACTGGAACGGGGACGGAATATGTATTGA
- a CDS encoding FHA domain-containing protein: protein MANPATEMICMRCFSDISGKKPVERKTIRQIEGKGIVKKPPDRRFANIGFDEGRTIREVTPLTLSMSPGATITVHHGDTVGRDAVGRTLLQQYNGVSRQHATFKYFNGKWLVRDENSTNGTYIQGKKISPDKWYEVKDGDSISFSSNCTFMVQTM, encoded by the coding sequence ATGGCGAATCCTGCGACTGAGATGATCTGTATGCGGTGCTTTTCAGACATCTCGGGGAAAAAGCCGGTTGAACGAAAGACCATCCGGCAGATTGAAGGAAAAGGTATTGTAAAAAAACCGCCTGACAGACGGTTTGCCAATATCGGGTTTGATGAGGGGAGGACTATCAGGGAGGTCACTCCTCTCACGCTTTCAATGTCTCCAGGAGCCACAATTACTGTTCATCATGGGGATACCGTTGGCAGGGATGCAGTAGGCAGGACCCTTCTTCAGCAATATAACGGCGTATCCCGTCAGCATGCAACATTCAAATATTTTAACGGGAAGTGGCTGGTCAGGGATGAAAACTCGACAAACGGCACCTATATACAGGGAAAAAAGATCTCTCCAGACAAATGGTATGAGGTAAAAGACGGGGATTCCATCTCGTTCTCATCAAACTGCACCTTTATGGTACAGACGATGTAA